The Bdellovibrio bacteriovorus W nucleotide sequence AAGACATGCTTATCTTTAAAACCGACGACTTCTGCTAAGAAAGCTTTATCCATTCCACTTGGAATGATCTGAACAATAGAGCCTACGCTGGCTCCAGGAAGATAGCCTTTGATCAGCATGCCATTGACCTCTGTCACCTTACCGCTATCGCGAGTTAAGTGAACAGAATCCACAACATCAAAATACTTTTCAAAGTCGATTGAAAACGGAGGAGTTTCCATTAGCCTGCGGCTCTTTCTTTAACCTTCGGCACGTTCTCAGAAACGATAGTCCAAAGCTGCTCGACTCTTTGCTCAAGACGAGCATCAACCTCACCATAGTTCGTTTCTACGATACACCCACCAGGAGAAAGCTCTGCACTTGGTTCAAACTGAATACGTTTAATAAAATCAAATTCACGGCCTGTTTCTTTTTTAAGTTCTTCTAAAAACTCAAACTGCTGAGCAGAAACTTGCACAGTGATTTCTTCTTCATCTTGAGAAAGGCTCACAGCATCTCTAAGAACCTGAACCATGGCCTCATTGTTCTGCTCAAGCTCTGTACGAGCTAAACGCTCGGCCATTCTGAACACCAGTTGAATCAAATGAGACTCATTGAAAGAGACCATCTCTGTTTTGAGACCTTTAATCGTATTAAGAAGTTGATCAAGGCCTTCCATCTTTTCAGCAATTTCTGCACTGAATTTTTCGAACGCCGCTTTGCGACCTTCTTCAAGTCCCATGGTATAGGCTTCTTGATAAGCACCTTCTTGAATATCTTTTAGTTTTTCAAGAGCTGCTTCTTCAACCTTTTGCTCTTCCGTCGATTGTTCGACTTGATCAATTCCCGTTTGAATACGAACAGCGTCGTTCATACGGAAATTAGAGCCCTTTTTCTTCTCTGCCAGATAATTCAATGCCTGCTCTGGGGTTCCCAGATCAAAACGCATTGGTACGAAATCCAACACCGTCTCTGATGCGGTTTCCGCTGGAAGAATACCTTTTGCGACACGACCAGAATTAGACCATTGCATCTTCAGAACCGCCTCTTGCAATTAGGATCTTACCTTCAGCTTCTAAACGTCTTGCCACGTTTACGATTTCCTGTTGAGCACCCTCTACGTCAGAAAGACGTGATGGTCCCATATTAGATAAATCTTCACGCAACATATCTGCCGCACGTTGAGAGATGTTTTTAAGAATTTTCGCACGAATTTCTTCACTCGCTGTTTTAAGAGCCAATAGAAGTTTATCGTTTGGCACTTCTTTAAGAAGTGCTTGAATCCCTCTGTCATCAATCTTAACGATGTCATCAAATACAAACATGAGCTTACGAATTTCCTCAGCTAGAAGAGGATCTTTCTCTTCTAGGCGAGACATAATTGCCGTCTCTGTATTCTTATCCATAACGTTGAGCATCTCTGCCACTGGTTGAACTCCGCCAAGAGCGGCTTGCTCGACTGTCGCTGTATTAGATAGCTGATTCTTGAGAACTCGGTCGATTTCAGCAATAAGCTCAGGATCGACATGCTCTAAGTTCGCCATACGCAAAACCACTTCTGCTTGAAGTGCTTCTGGAAGACGCTTTAGAACCTCTCCTTTTTTCTCTGGCTCTAGGTGAGCTAAGATAACAGCCACCGTTTGAGGATGCTCATTCACTAGGAATGTTGCCAAAGACTTCGCATCTACCATCTCTAGAGACTCGAGAGATCGAGAGCCACCAGCATTGATATTTAAACCCCCAAGAATACCACGGGCACGCTCTTCACCAAGAGCATCCACAATAGTATCTTTCGCAGAGATTGTTTCTGAGAAGATGTAGTCCTCAGTCTCAGAAATCATTTCATAGAACTCTTCAAGAACACGTTTCGTCACATGAACAGGAACTACACGAAGTTTGCTCATTTGATTGATCAGCTTACGGATATCAGCATCATCCATACGACGCAGAAGAACCTTAACGGCATCACGGCCAAGGTAGTTGATAAGAATTGCTGCCTTATCAAAGCCCTTAAGATTTTCGTACTCGATATTATCTGCTCTATAGAGTTTCATTAAGTATCCTTCCTGACTAACCACATACCAAATGCGTTCGCGGCTTTTTCTTCGTCACGAGACATTGAAGACATGATGCGATCCTTAAGAAGTTCACTCTCGGCTTTTTCTGGATCAATAGATTCTTGCAATACTGGAAGTGCTGTTGACATACCTGGAAGGGTGTTATCAACCGACTGTAGTTCTTCAAGTTCTTCAATCGTTCTTGGTAGCATTTCTTCCACAGAGTCTTGGAAGCTATCAGTAATCCACTGCATGAATGGACGAATCACGATAAAGAAGAATAAAGCTAAACTAAACCCAAGAAGAGCCCATTTGAAAAGTGCGTGGATCAACTTCTTTCTTTCAAGAGAAGTGAGGATCTTGTCAGCCTCTGTAAAGTCTTCTGGATGGAACTGCATGCTTTCGATACGCACACTGTCACCGCGAGAAGTATTAAAGCCGATCGCGTTTTTAACAAGGTCTTCGTATTTTTTTAGTTCTTCAGCACTGCGTGGCTCAATACGTGTTTCTTTAGAGCCATCAGGATTTGTCACTGTCACAGGACGACCGTCGACAACAACGGCAACACTGACTCTTTCCAAACCACCCGCAGCTTCGCGAATGTTGCGAACTGTTTTAGGCACTTCGTAGTTTGTCGTCTTAATTTCTTTTTTTACGTCTTGTTTAAAACCAACGGTACCTTGATCTTCAGACCCCGGAAGGTTTGCACGGGAACCCGGAATACCTGATGGGTTCGTGCGGCTTCCGTCTAAAGATTCTTCTTCAGATTGCTGAGAGCGGATGGCTGTTTTATCTGGGTCCACCGACTCTTCAATAGAAGAAATAACTCTGTGATTTAAAGTAGCGTCAACCTTAGCAACAACTTTTGCATGGCCCACAACTTTAGATAGAATATCTTGGATACGATTTTCTAGATCATTTTCGATTTTCGCTTTCAGATCAAGCAGTTCGCTCGATCCACCCATGGCCGTGCTTTCTTGACGAGTCAGGACTTTTCCACGCTCATCAAGAACTGTGACTTTATCTGGGTCCATGCCTTCAACTGCGTTGGCGATTAGATAGCGAATACCACGAACTTGCTCAGGAGCTAATTCTTTACCTTGATGAAGCTCAACAACAACGGAAGCGGTTGCCTGCCCACCTTCTTCAAGGAAGGTTTTTTTGTTTGGAAGTGCGAGAATAACTTTTGATTGTTTTACAGCTGTCAAAGTGTTGATGGCTCTCATCAACTCACCTTGAAGAGCTCTTTGATAATTAATTTTTTGAGCGTAAGAGTTAATTCCGAAATCTTGTTTATCAAAGATCTCAAGACCCATGTTCCCCATTTTTGGAGATCCAATTTCAGCCATCAAAGACATTTGAGTCGAGTGCAAAAGCTCTTTAGGAATAGCGACGGTTTTTCCATCATCACGCAATGTGAAGGGGATATTTTTTTCATTCAACTTAGCAACGATTGTAGAAACTTGCTCAGTTGGAATGTTTGTGAAAAGAGGTGCATAGTCTTTTCCAGAGGCCATAAAGATCATTGCAAAAATCGCAACCATCGCAATGATGGTAACTGCAATAACTGAAATTCTTTTTGTAGGCCCTAAGTTCTTAAAGAACTCCTGAAACTGTAAGACCAATCCGCCAAATATTTTATTCAAGGTAACCCCTCCGACCTGAATCTACGCACTACACTTCAATGAAAAAACTAAACCTGCATTTTCATGACTTCTTGGTACGCATCAATAATCTTGTTACGTACTTGCACCATCACCTTTAACGCGATGTCAGCTTTCTCTGCTGCGATCATCACATCGGCGACGTTATCCGTCTTGCCTGTTGCTAGGTTCTGCATGGAAACGTCTGATTGCTTTTGCATCTCATTCACGTTGCCGACTGCATCTTTTAGGGTGTCAGCGAAACTCTTGCCAGCTCCTGATGTGGAACCGACAGATGAAGGACCTTCGATGCTCAACGATTTAGAATCGCGAACCATCCCCGTGTCGATAAATCTATTGGCATTTGATACCGTAAAACCCTCCATGGCTTCACCTCTCCTCATTACAAAATTGTATTAAACAAAATCCAAAAAGTCTTACTAATTTGCCGCAGTCTAGGAAGATTTTACTCTCTCAAAACCGTCAAAATTCCGTACACATCCCCAAACTCAAAGCCTTACTCATGGGCGCTCTAGTAGGCTTTTTTACAAGGCGTGAGGAGGAGAGCGTACTATTAGTACGCCGACGACGAACAACGCAGCTAAAAAAGTCTAATAGAGCGCTCATCCTTAGCGACCGATTTCTAGGGCGCTGAGGGCCATATCTTTTGACGCTTGTAGAGCTGTCACGTTGGCTTCGTAAGAGCGAGAAGCCTGTATCATATTGGTCATCTCTTCCATCAGATTAATGTTCGGATATGCGACATAACCTTCTGGATTTGCATCCGGATGGTCTGGCTCATATTTCAACATAGGAGCTTTTGTATCCGAGATAATATCTGTGACCTGAACTCTTTGGAAATTACCTTTAGCCTCTGAGCTTGTGATAATTTCGCCAAAGTTCTTAGCATCAGGCATGGCCTCAAACACAACATCCTTACGTCTATAAGGACCACCTTCAGGTGTCTGAGTTGTATTGATATTGGCAATATTGCTGGCAATGGTATTCATGCGCATTCTTTGCGCTGCCATACCACTACTGCTGACTCTCATCCCTGTTAAAAAATCAGCCATCTACTCCCCCTTAGCGTCCTTCAGAAGCTGCGTATTAAAGAGCCGCCATTTTTTTATTAATCAATTGAAGAGCCGCTTTATACATGATCGCGTTCTCAGAAAGCGCCGACATTTCTTTTTCAACGTCCACGGTATTGCCATCATTATTTACTTGGCCTTCTGGATCTTCATAAATATCTGGACGAGTTTTACTGATGGAAACTCCACCAATGCCAAAGTGCTTAGAATCACTTGTGCTCAATGAGTTAGCGCCGTCAAGATCGAGGGCTCTTTGTAGAGCACCTTCAAAATCCATTTTCTTCGCCTGATATCCTGGCGTTTCTGCATTGGCGATATTCGACGACGTCACGTTGTGACGGATCTGACGCATAGACAGAGACGTTGCTAAGGCGTTGGTAGTTTTATCAAAAAGACTACTCATAAGACACCCTCCTCCCGATATTCATTGAGTTTGTTTCTTAATGTTCTAATACTAATTCCAAGCATTTGCGCCGCCCGAGTCCTGTTCTGAGCTGTCAGCTCTAAGGTCTGTAGGATTAGACGCTTCTCCACTTCAGAAAGGGACATCCCAGCGGCAAAATCCCCCGACAAATCTCCAGCTACCGGCTCAAATTGAATATATTCGTGCTCGATGATGGAGTTCTTCGCCAAAAGCACCGCGCGCTCGATCACATTCTCAAGTTCACGGATGTTTCCAGGCCAAGTCCACGAGTTCAAACGCTCGAAGGCTTCCGCAGAAAGGCGGATTCCTGACTTGCCATGCATGATTTGAGAAACCTCAAGAACAAAGCGAACAATATTCTGAAAATCATGAATACGATCTTCCAAGCGCGGGATTTCTAAATGCACCACTGCTAACTTATAAAATAAATCTTGGCGGAACTGATCCTGCTTCACCATGGCACGCAGATCTTTGCGTGTCGTAGAGATAAATCTTGGACGTTGAGCCGCTTCTTTTTCAAAGAGTCTCATGATTTCGGCCTGAAGATTTACATCCGCGCAGTCTAAGTCTTCGATAATCAGAGTTCCACCGTCTACTTTTGCAAAATCAAAAGCCAAAGGGTTCTTACAATCTAAAACATAGATCTTTGGAGAACGACTTTTCACAAAGATGTACCTTGCAAGGCTAGTCTTACCAACACCTGCATCGCCCACGATCAAAAGACTTGCTTGAGTTCCAGCTAACTGAAGGCTCAGTTGCTTCACTTCGTGCATTCTTTGGTCTTCAATATGAAGGGCGTCAAAATCAAAGTACGACATCACAACTCCTATTTACTCTGCTCGTTCTCAGACATCGCTGGAATTCTTTTGATATATTTTTTATAACCATCTCTCCACTCAGAGTTTTTTAGCTGCTCTTGAGCTAAATTACTCCAGAAAGAGTTTTTCTTATCTTTGAACTCGCTCCAAACTTCGGCGGCTTTTTGAACCTCACCCTGGTCGAAATAAATCTGACCTAGCTTGTAGCGAATTGAAGATAATGGACGTGAGTCTTCATAAGACTCTAAAAGCTTATTATAAGACGCAATCGCTTGTGGTTTTCGGTGAAGCTCTAACTGAAGGTCTCCACTCATTTCCAAAGATTTTGCATGGATTGCCGGATCTACTTTTCCAGAATCCGTTTGCATTTTATCAACCATATCTAAAGCTTTGAGTGCCTCATCTGATTTCTTCTGCTTCACTTGAAGTTCAGCAAGTTTCAAATAAGGAGCCGCCACTCTTTGAGGCTCCCCCTTCCAAGTTCTTAAAAGCTCTCCAAGGTAACGAACAGCAGAATCAATATCATCGCGACTCTCTAGAAGCTGAACCGCAATCCCCACTCTTTCGATCTGATCTTTCTCAGTCATTTTCTCAGGATTTTTAATATTGTTGAGATGCTCGTAGGCAAGTTGCAATTTGCTTTCTTGTGCATAAACCGCAGAAAGACGTAAATTCATTTCATCTTCCGTTGGGATTTGTTCCTTTACTTGAATTTCTTTCGCCTGCGGAGTGCCGCGAATTGCGTAAGTGCGATTCAAAACATCTTTATAATATTTCTGCGCTTCTTCAGGAACTCCGCCCATTTCAAAAGCGCGACCCACGTTGTATTTGGTATCAAGACGATTGGAATTCTTTAACCAATTATCACGATACTCACTGTGAGTTTTCAGAGCCTTTAAGAAATTCTTTTCATTAATTTCATGTTGAAGCTTGTCGTTAATATTTGAAACAATTCTGCCTGTAACCAGTGGCACGTCCACTGTCGTTGGATGCTCTTTGTAGTATTTCGATAAAAGATCAATCGCTCTTTGATACTCATCACGACGTGTGAATCCATCGGCTACCATCACCGTTGCGAACTGCTCGATATTTGGTAAATCCACTTTTCTTGCCAAAGACATGATCTCGCCGACAGCACTGTTTACTTCTTTTGGCTTCATGCCTTTCATGCGAGCACTTAATAGACGTAAACGCGCAATCACTGCACTTGGCGATTCTCCGTAGCGGAAGTAAGTCTCTAAATAAGCTCCCATCACTCGCGAAGTATCCACTCCTAGAATATCTAAAAGTTCACCCATGCGAGTCATCGCGTAGGCAGAGTGCTCATGGCTTGGGAAGCGTTTTACGAATTCTTTATAGAGATCTAAACTTTGTAGATAGTCTTTTTTCCAGAACAAAGACTCTGCTTGATTGAAGAAAGCATTAGGATAAGAGGCCTGACCTTCACCATAATTTTTAATCGAAGATTTATAGTCTGTGATCGCCTTTGCATAGTCTTTGGACTTAAATGCCACGTCACCCAATCTATAAGCCGCTTCGACTTTGATGTCCTGATTCTTTGTATTTTTCTCAAGCTCAGCAAGTTCCTTACGAGCTTCTTCGGCACGATTGAGTTTCAAATACGACAAACCCGTTCCAAGACGTGCCAAATCTTTTGAAAGACCTTTTGGGTCTGCAAAGTTTTTATTCTCTAGATGGTCATTGAAAAGGCGAAGTGCATTTAGATAGTCGCCTTTTTCCATAGACAAGAATCCCAACTTCAAAGAAGTCTTTTCTGCCAATGGAGACTTAGGATATTTTGTAATTGCATCTTTATACGCTTGAACTGCTTGCTCGTAGTGGAAAGGCTTTTGGTCTTTCTCCCACATCCTTAGTTGCACATCACCAACCATGAAATCTAGTACTTCATGGTATTCAGAGTTAGGGTACTTATCTTTAAACCACTCTTGAGTCTTTAGGAAAACGGCGTCTCTTTCTTTTTCAAAAAGAGTTAGTAACAAACGCGCCTGCTTATTTTCATCTGTGTTCTTCACACTGATGTCATAAATAGTTGGCGTCATCTTCGCCTTTTCCCAGATGGCTACGGGGAACTCTAACATTGGGAATGGAATATAATAGTTATCTTGAGCTTTGATGAGAGCATCTTCTTTGATCTCATAGTCCTTCACAGAGAAGCGACTATAGTCAGGATCACCACCATCAAAAATACCGCTGCGAACAGGATCTAGCTGAGCCAATGTCGGCCCTTGTTCTGCAATCGTCAGCGCATCGGCGGTCGCCGGCTTTCTATCAGTGTTCTTATCTGTTTTATCATTCACCTTTGTTTTTGCAACTTTAGGTGCTTTTTTGACAGGTGCTGGTTTAACATCTTTCTTTTCTGGAAGCTTCGTCGCCACTTGTGGATTCAAATAAAAATCCACAATCAAACGCGAAGGCTGATCTGTGAGATAATCAAAAGTTTCAATATTTTGATTGCCTAAATGAAAGCGAACGACACTTTTGCCGTCAATTCCCTGAGGGTCTACTTGTACGGAAGATATATAGTCATGCTTAAAAGCCTTCAAAGCTTCTAAAGACTTTGTATCCAACGATGGAATTGTCATCTCGACTATGGTCTGGCCGTTCTTTTCAACCTTCTTAAGGTCATAATCCCAGTTCTGCTGCCCCGATAATTCAAAGTGAACAGTGTCCCCTTGAAATCCAATGGTGCTTTTCACAGCGCTGGCCTGTGCGATAAGAGTTCCAAACAATAGGCATCCTGCCACAACTAACTTCTGCAAAGTGTTCACTCCTTGAACTTACTTTTTCTCCACTGATTGCCATTGCACAGAGAGTGCCAGTGTTTTTTGAGGTTCATGGCAAATTGGTTCAAGATGGGCAAAAAGTTTCATAGCTTTTCTGGCGGAGGCGACAATCCCCTGACAGAGACGTTAGTCTAGTTGATAGGTCTAGTTGCTTTTTTTCGACTGAACTTTATCCACCCATCACCCGATACGGAGACGTATGAGAATTTTCAACTTTGCATGGATCATCTTACTTATGGCCTCTGGCTGCGTTTCTGTTTCCCTTTCAGGAGACAAGACCGTGCCGGCTTCGGGCGTTGCCTTTGAAGCTCCCCCCTCTCCTTTTAAAAAAGCGAAGAACACAACTGATGCCTCGTGGCTCAGCGAACGTACGGGCAACTCCATTGCCTATGTGAGCGCTTGTGATGGCAAAGCCGAGGTGCCACTGACACAGCTAGAGTCCTTCGCCTTAGCCTCTTTAGACACAGCCGAAGTCGTATCCTCATCAGAAACTCTGTTTCAAGGTCGAGCCGCACGCACAACCACAGCTAATGGATCTCTTGACGGTATTCCAATGCGCATGAGTCTTTTAGTCTTTAAAAAGAATAATTGTGATTACACTTTGATATATGGCGGCGTCGCTAAACAGTTTGATAGCGAATTACAATACTTCGAAAACTTCAAAAGAAACTTCAAAGTGCCATGAATACAATAGCAATGCCGCTCACAAAATTTCTCTTAGAAATTTTACACTTTATGGGTGGAGTCGGAATGCTCTTTCGCGATGTCGTTAAAGAGACGTTTCGCGGTAAATTCTATTGGAAGCTTTGTATCGAGCAAGTCTATCAAATTGGTATTCGCTCCATGCCCCTTATCATCATCACTGCCATGAGCATTGGGATGGTCATGTCTTTACAGTTTGGCCTAGGCCTTGAGAAATTCGGTGGCAAACTTTATGTCCCTAAACTTTTAGCAGTCACTATCTTGCGCGAAATCGGCCCCGTGTTTACTAGCTTGATGCTTGCTGCGCGAGTCGGAGCCGGTATCGCCAGTGAAATTGGCAGTATGGTCGTCACTCAACAGGTCGATGCCATCCGTGCTCTGGGAACCTCCCCGATTAAGGTCATCGTTATTCCTCGCGTGATTGCAGCGCTTTTTACTCTGCCAATGTTAGTTGCCTTCGCCAATATCGTTGGCAATCTAGGGGGCCTGATCATTGGTGCTGTGGAACTTAATCTTGATCCAAATTTTTACTTTCTAAAGATCATGACAACTTCCACTGTCGAAGACTATTTGTCTGGCTTCGGAAAAACTTTCTTCTTCGCTCTGTTTATCGCAGTACCTTCTTGCTATTTCGGTCTGACTGTCAAAAATGGAACCAAAGAAGTGGGCATTGCTACAACCAAGGCCGTGGTGGTCTCTTCCATTCTTATTGTGGTGGGAGACTTCTTTTTATCAAAACTTTTCTGGATCTTCGAGAAACTTATATGAATAAACCTGAAGGCGTTATCGAAGTACAAAATTTCTACAAGTCCTTTGGTCGCAAGAAGGTTCACCAAGGTGTTTCCTTTTATGTGCGCAAGGGTGAATGCCTAGGTCTGATTGGCGGATCAGGAACAGGAAAGAGTGTGCTTCTTCGTAGCCTCGTAGGTCTTGAAAAACCCGATTCAGGAATTGTTAAGATCAATGGCACAGACATCGTACCTATGAATGAGCGAGAACTCGTCTCTATTCGTAAAAAAGTAGCCTATGTCTTTCAGGGCGGAGCCCTTTTTGACTCTATGACTGTTTTTGAAAATCTCGCTTATCCTCTTCGCGAACACTTTAAAATGTCAGAAGAAGAAATCGCAGATAAAATTTTTAATCAACTCAAAGAGTTCGGTCTTGAAGGGTCTGATAAACTCTTCCCTGGAAGTCTTTCCGGAGGAATGCAAAAGCGTGTCGGCCTCGCTCGAGCCATGATGATGAACCCCGAAGTTGTTCTCTATGACGAACCAACCGCGGGACTGGATCCCTACAATACAAAACGTATTCAAGAATCGATTCTAAGCCTTAAAGAAAAAGGGGTTACGTCTATTCTTGTGACCCATGATATGCCCACAGTCTATGCTGTTTGCGACAAGGTAGCTCTGCTTCAACATGGTAAAATCGGAGAGCAGCACACCATTGATAAACTCCTAGAACGTCCTGAAGGGGCAATGAATTTATTTATCAACGGAGAAAGTATCTAATATGGAATCCCCATTGAGCACTCAAATTAAAGTCGGACTGTTCTTGAGCATCGGTATCATTGTGGTCCTTGGCTCTATTTTCTTTCTTGGTGCCGATAAAGCTCTTTTCACAACCTACGTTCGCCTGCATGCACACTTTGATCAAGTTCAGGGTCTGTCTGTGGGAAGCGTGGTTTCTTTATCCGGCGTTACTGTGGGCAACGTAGAAGCTATTAAATTTATCCCCGAGAAAAATGCTCTCGACGTCAAAATGCGCATCAACGAAGAATTTATTGATCGCATTCGTCAAGGCTCCGAAGTAGAGGTGCGCACTCAAGGTGCCCTCGGAGACAAATACGTCTTCATCATCCCTGGGAACTATCAAGATCCGGTGGTTAAAGAGGGAGAGATTCTTGCTGTCGCTAAGCCCACAGATATTATCGGTGTGATCTCTGAGCGCGGCAATGAAGCCAATCGTATCTTTGATGTGATCAATGAACTCTATGCGATTACTCACGCGATGACCGTGGATAATCGCATTGGTAAAATCATGGCCAACCTCGAGAATGTTTCTGAGCATCTCCGCTCTGGCTCTAAGAATGCCGATATTCTTGTTGGACAAATTAAAACCCAACAGACCACTGAGAAAATTGCGCAGTCTTTAGAAAAAGTAGAATCCATTTTAGCCAAGATCGATCGCGGCCAAGGTTCTCTTGGAGCATTGATTAACGATCCTGCGATTCACAACCAACTTAAAGCAGTCTTAGGTGGCAGTAGCACGTCTAACTCTCAGAGCATTCGTCAACTCCTGCGCACTTCTATTCAAAAAGAGCGTCACGAAGAACCTTAAAGATCCACCTCCGTCAGCTCTTTCAAAAGCGGACCAACCCCAGCGCCCCCGCAAGAAGCCCCGAAAAGGGTCCTTTTTGCGGCAGTGTCTCATTCTTAGACAGCCCATCTATAAAATAAGCAGGTCTCTCACTTCCCGATTATTGCAACGATGTCAGTGCTATGAAGAAGTTATTCTCTGCTTTTTTATTTTTAACAGCCTGCCATGGAGTTCAACCCTCTCAAGTTGCACAGGAACTCGATCTGCCTGAACAAACCTCTGTTGTGGGTGGAAAAGTCGTTCCCGCCCAGCACCGTCTGCAACAGCAAGCCCTGTCGTTCAAAGCCTTTCACTCGAAGTTTCAAGTGGATACCGGAGAAGCAATAGAAACACGCTGGAAAACCACAACCTGTACTGCCAGCGCTCTCACTCCGCGCATCTTGATTACGGCTGCTCACTGCTACCGCGAAGACGCTGATTTTCATCGTGTCGAGTTCCCCATCGATGGCAAGATCGCGCCCTATAAGGCACTCAAAGTTATTCCTCATCCAGACTATCCTAAGGATTCCACTGCCGACTTAGCGATTGTGCTTTTAGAGTTTGCTCTGCCCGAATCAGTGCACCTCGTGACATTGCCATCAACGTCGCCTCTAAGCATGAAATCGATTCTTGCCGCAGGTTACGGGCGCAATGACGGACGTCGCAATCAGCCGGGAGGATCAGGCACTCTACGCGCCGTTATTCTAGATATTGAAAAGTATGAACCAACCGAATCTACATTTACTGTCGAGCAACGACACGGCAAGGGAATTTGCCAAGGAGACTCTGGTGGTCCCGGCCTTGTTAGTATCAAAGGTAAAGATACTGTCGTCGGCGTGGT carries:
- a CDS encoding flagellar assembly protein (COG1317 Flagellar biosynthesis/type III secretory pathway protein), with translation MQWSNSGRVAKGILPAETASETVLDFVPMRFDLGTPEQALNYLAEKKKGSNFRMNDAVRIQTGIDQVEQSTEEQKVEEAALEKLKDIQEGAYQEAYTMGLEEGRKAAFEKFSAEIAEKMEGLDQLLNTIKGLKTEMVSFNESHLIQLVFRMAERLARTELEQNNEAMVQVLRDAVSLSQDEEEITVQVSAQQFEFLEELKKETGREFDFIKRIQFEPSAELSPGGCIVETNYGEVDARLEQRVEQLWTIVSENVPKVKERAAG
- a CDS encoding hypothetical protein (COG1536 Flagellar motor switch protein), which produces MKLYRADNIEYENLKGFDKAAILINYLGRDAVKVLLRRMDDADIRKLINQMSKLRVVPVHVTKRVLEEFYEMISETEDYIFSETISAKDTIVDALGEERARGILGGLNINAGGSRSLESLEMVDAKSLATFLVNEHPQTVAVILAHLEPEKKGEVLKRLPEALQAEVVLRMANLEHVDPELIAEIDRVLKNQLSNTATVEQAALGGVQPVAEMLNVMDKNTETAIMSRLEEKDPLLAEEIRKLMFVFDDIVKIDDRGIQALLKEVPNDKLLLALKTASEEIRAKILKNISQRAADMLREDLSNMGPSRLSDVEGAQQEIVNVARRLEAEGKILIARGGSEDAMV
- a CDS encoding flagellar M-ring protein (COG1766 Flagellar biosynthesis/type III secretory pathway lipoprotein), producing MNKIFGGLVLQFQEFFKNLGPTKRISVIAVTIIAMVAIFAMIFMASGKDYAPLFTNIPTEQVSTIVAKLNEKNIPFTLRDDGKTVAIPKELLHSTQMSLMAEIGSPKMGNMGLEIFDKQDFGINSYAQKINYQRALQGELMRAINTLTAVKQSKVILALPNKKTFLEEGGQATASVVVELHQGKELAPEQVRGIRYLIANAVEGMDPDKVTVLDERGKVLTRQESTAMGGSSELLDLKAKIENDLENRIQDILSKVVGHAKVVAKVDATLNHRVISSIEESVDPDKTAIRSQQSEEESLDGSRTNPSGIPGSRANLPGSEDQGTVGFKQDVKKEIKTTNYEVPKTVRNIREAAGGLERVSVAVVVDGRPVTVTNPDGSKETRIEPRSAEELKKYEDLVKNAIGFNTSRGDSVRIESMQFHPEDFTEADKILTSLERKKLIHALFKWALLGFSLALFFFIVIRPFMQWITDSFQDSVEEMLPRTIEELEELQSVDNTLPGMSTALPVLQESIDPEKAESELLKDRIMSSMSRDEEKAANAFGMWLVRKDT
- a CDS encoding hypothetical protein (COG1677 Flagellar hook-basal body protein) codes for the protein MEGFTVSNANRFIDTGMVRDSKSLSIEGPSSVGSTSGAGKSFADTLKDAVGNVNEMQKQSDVSMQNLATGKTDNVADVMIAAEKADIALKVMVQVRNKIIDAYQEVMKMQV
- a CDS encoding flagellar basal-body rod protein (COG1558 Flagellar basal body rod protein), with protein sequence MADFLTGMRVSSSGMAAQRMRMNTIASNIANINTTQTPEGGPYRRKDVVFEAMPDAKNFGEIITSSEAKGNFQRVQVTDIISDTKAPMLKYEPDHPDANPEGYVAYPNINLMEEMTNMIQASRSYEANVTALQASKDMALSALEIGR
- a CDS encoding flagellar basal-body rod protein FlgB (COG1815 Flagellar basal body protein), coding for MSSLFDKTTNALATSLSMRQIRHNVTSSNIANAETPGYQAKKMDFEGALQRALDLDGANSLSTSDSKHFGIGGVSISKTRPDIYEDPEGQVNNDGNTVDVEKEMSALSENAIMYKAALQLINKKMAAL
- a CDS encoding transcriptional regulatory protein flbD (COG2204 Response regulator containing CheY-like receiver, AAA-type ATPase, and DNA-binding domains), producing the protein MSYFDFDALHIEDQRMHEVKQLSLQLAGTQASLLIVGDAGVGKTSLARYIFVKSRSPKIYVLDCKNPLAFDFAKVDGGTLIIEDLDCADVNLQAEIMRLFEKEAAQRPRFISTTRKDLRAMVKQDQFRQDLFYKLAVVHLEIPRLEDRIHDFQNIVRFVLEVSQIMHGKSGIRLSAEAFERLNSWTWPGNIRELENVIERAVLLAKNSIIEHEYIQFEPVAGDLSGDFAAGMSLSEVEKRLILQTLELTAQNRTRAAQMLGISIRTLRNKLNEYREEGVL